The Plasmodium yoelii strain 17X genome assembly, chromosome: 8 genome includes a region encoding these proteins:
- a CDS encoding fam-a protein — translation MSKGYIKIVVSLLISSIYMSNKAFATEANSGIEALRRFARPSNISTVPNDNSEEKSEKAPFNLSMNTEETKTVDKIMDDAEMLLQYHATSTNGYKLYHKHGDDSIEYFKKDGNTVIYKLNHKINRPDKYNDIIEMLWNPNVKYSDDNMLKEKIVCHYSPNIMMVQQRFIYDSLSFHGYYYAFAKKVQVSDDITIIVYTSSNTDDYNSVDKTEYVNPIVDSAHLVKPKIYSEKDIRDGELTKMFVNLSGYIIQKKKDCVDITYLDSIDINAPMFENILIRIVHSAHILNILNISTIISMK, via the exons ATGAGTAAAGGCTATATTAAAATAGTTGTTTCTCTTTTAATCTCATCCATATATATGAGCAATAAAGCCTTTGCAACTGAGGCTAATTCAGGTATTGAAGCTTTACGAAGATTTGCTCGACCATCTAACAT ATCTACTGTTCCCAATGATAATTCAGAAGAGAAAAGTGAGAAAGCCCCTTTCAACTTATCTATGAATACTGAAGAAACTAAAACAGTAGACAAAATTATGGATGATGCTGAAATGTTATTACAATACCATGCTACAAGTACGAATGGTTACAAATTATATCATAAACATGGTGATGATTCAATtgaatattttaagaaaGATGGAAATACAGTCATTTACAAATTgaatcataaaataaatcgtCCAGATAAG tataatgatataatagAAATGCTATGGAATCCAAATGTCAAATATTCTGATGATAATATGCTTAAAG aaaaaattgtATGTCATTACTCTCCAAATATAATGATGGTCCAACAACGTTTCATATACGATTCTCTATCGTTCCATGGATATTACTATGCTTTCGCCAAAAAAGTTCAA gTATCAGATGACATAACTATAATTGTTTATACATCATCTAATACAGATGACTACAACAGTGTCGATAAAACTGAATATGTAAATCCTATTGTAGACAGTGCGCACTTAGTCAAACCAAAAATTTATTCAGAAAAGGATATTAGAGATGGAGAATTGACAAAAATGTTTGTTAATTTATCTGgatatataattcaaaaaaaaaaggattgCGTTGACATTACATATCTTGACTCT ATTGATATTAATGCCCCTAtgtttgaaaatatattaattagaATAGTTCATTCAGCACACATACTAAATATTCTGAATATATCCACCATAATTTCcatgaaataa
- a CDS encoding PIR protein — translation MPKDMCMIFKNANNLFNNEKIDLATINLKDGPYIRYCPYHRSSGKYECKNIYDGLNALCMHLFTELYKIPENTMKFKSNNRQYVGYIMMWLCYRLLQVKDYNDSTLLQFYENYLTNAFINYEHSERIHKNRYLKDSNIEYMSRLYNLFNEICNITLKYSKNPSDIDQIIVGSKKIYNMHKDLYNDLYECDSYVYLLNTLKTEYQKLRRNIIKNKRAAFISGKPFATPRDLMATRKLEKKVVTGFNCDECIRVNSNVKKKSHSPAEPLPKGPPQASRSEPNMPLPQASRSEHKIPSPQAKTPEKSKDNKPETPLPPLPPRPEARRAPQPPQPPPRPPHPPPQPPPRPAPQPVSQPVSKPVSKPVSHTSPPSQDNTESQKTKTGGSNHKIGPVPKIEPNALDNTKRNTGGPSVDKGGPSVDKEGPRVDKEGSRVDKEGSRVDKEGSRVDNRIPSGDKGSPTSRNGSPGGISSDKGSGNGTEKPPSITSNKTDTSGSKRIIPDITKNNEDPKGGEQKSLGSDIGNKKSLLTNPNDLSDSNKHLSTPGTNQGDSNDGLVSGPKGSNVGGGDKDNRSLNTGSGQNGQDGQNRQDGQNRQDGRSGQDKSGDGPIGDQKSQEGSGGSGSSTEPSNDVQGGQGGSKDGHRSQEGSRGPGSETGPVIDLQRGQDGPKTDQDGPKGGQSVPTGGQSVPTGGQSGPTDGQGGPTDGQGGSEGSKNLGGGPSSEPGKLGNEPDGSGSDKDPSDKDPSDKGPSDKGPSDNGPETKESQNTSEKPLENGSFSLNIIFNGMEKINNTFKFYETYKEKITNISNDIHNVYNTTLDNIKTGFDKSINYFSEIIENINIDSKKVENSDNSGDKKPGSDDKKPGPDGTGDKSPTSDDPPTPQGGPNQEGPNQEGPNQEGPNQGGPNQGGPTQGGPTQGNTPQQDLHQTNQHQGSLPKEGSHQGSSPKEGPPKEGPPKEDPPKKDPLQKDSLQKDSLQKDSLQTSPPESSNELTKTQKLSQGPSENNHREPQQPAPVSVPASVPAPVPVPVIKPRNPVAEIKGNGTTGIDINVLKKYKPIGISILVLLIPITLLIVYKYFSSGWKKKLKRKQNMKKVINLIGVNKTTKTVINSINGNKHVEIIINSSTPKKETKKFKKSINSVYKEKSPLLNIYKLVRADPAPFINLFFLLIFFVYKRKKDSLE, via the exons ATGCCTAAGGACATG TGTatgatatttaaaaatgcTAATAATCtttttaataatgaaaaaattgacTTGGCTACAATAAATTTGAAAGATGGACCTTATATTCGGTATTGTCCTTATCATAGAAGCTCAGGAAAATATGAATGTAAGAACATTTATGATGGCCTTAACGCTCTGTGTATGCATTTATTTACtgaattatacaaaattccTGAGAACACAATGAAATTTAAAAGTAACAATAGGCAATATGTTGGATACATTATGATGTGGCTATGTTATAGATTACTTCAGGTAAAAGATTATAATGACTCAACTTTACTTCAGTTTTATGAAAACTATTTAACGAACgcatttataaattatgaacatTCTGAAAGAATACATAAAAACAGGTATTTGAAGGATTCCAACATTGAATATATGAGTcgattatataatttatttaatgaaatatGTAATATCACTTtgaaatattcaaaaaatccTTCCGACATCGATCAAATTATTGTCGGCtctaaaaaaatttataatatgcaTAAAGATCTTTATAATGATCTTTACGAATGTGATTCATacgtttatttattaaatactttaaaaacagaatatcaaaaattaagaagaaatattattaagaATAAACGAGCTGCTTTTATTAGTGGTAAACCATTTGCTACCCCTAGAGATCTTATGGCTACAAggaaattagaaaaaaaagttgTAACTGGATTTAATTGCGATGAATGCATAAGAGTAAATTCAAATGTTAAGAAAAAATCCCACAGTCCTGCAGAACCATTACCAAAAGGACCGCCACAGGCATCACGCTCAGAACCCAACATGCCATTGCCACAGGCATCACGCTCAGAACACAAAATACCATCGCCACAGGCAAAAACTCCAGAAAAATCAAAAGATAATAAACCCGAAACACCATTACCACCATTGCCACCACGACCAGAAGCACGAAGAGCACCACAACCACCACAACCACCACCACGACCACCACACCCACCACCACAACCACCACCACGACCAGCACCACAACCAGTATCACAACCAGTATCAAAACCAGTATCAAAACCAGTATCACACACTTCACCACCTTCACAAGACAATACTGAATCACAAAAAACTAAAACAGGAGGATCAAATCATAAAATTGGACCAGTTCCTAAAATTGAACCAAATGCTTTAGATAATACTAAAAGAAATACAGGGGGTCCAAGTGTTGATAAAGGAGGTCCAAGTGTTGATAAAGAAGGTCCACGTGTTGATAAAGAAGGTTCACGTGTTGATAAAGAAGGTTCACGTGTTGATAAAGAAGGTTCACGTGTTGATAACAGAATTCCAAGTGGTGATAAAGGAAGTCCAACTAGTAGAAACGGAAGTCCTGGTGGTATATCAAGTGATAAGGGTTCAGGGAATGGAACTGAAAAACCACCAAGCATAACTTCCAATAAAACTGATACATCAGGAAGTAAACGTATTATACCAGACATTACTAAAAACAACGAAGACCCTAAAGGGGGTGAACAAAAAAGTCTAGGGAGTGACATAGGAAATAAAAAGAGTCTCTTAACCAATCCAAACGATTTAAGTGATTCAAATAAGCATCTCTCAACTCCAGGTACCAATCAAGGAGATTCAAATGATGGATTGGTTAGTGGGCCAAAAGGTTCAAATGTTGGGGGAGGAGACAAAGATAACAGGTCATTAAATACAGGTAGTGGACAAAATGGACAAGATGGACAAAATAGGCAAGATGGACAAAATAGACAAGATGGACGAAGTGGACAAGATAAATCAGGAGATGGACCAATTGGTGATCAAAAAAGTCAAGAAGGATCAGGAGGTTCAGGCAGTAGTACAGAGCCTTCTAATGATGTTCAAGGAGGTCAAGGTGGATCAAAAGATGGTCACAGAAGTCAAGAAGGATCAAGAGGTCCAGGTAGTGAGACAGGACCTGTTATTGATCTCCAAAGAGGTCAAGATGGACCAAAAACTGATCAAGATGGACCAAAAGGTGGTCAAAGTGTACCAACAGGTGGTCAAAGTGTACCAACAGGCGGTCAAAGTGGACCAACAGATGGTCAAGGTGGACCAACAGATGGTCAAGGAGGATCAGAAGGATCAAAGAATTTGGGAGGTGGGCCAAGTAGTGAGCCAGGTAAATTAGGTAATGAACCAGATGGTTCAGGTAGTGATAAAGATCCTTCAGATAAAGATCCCTCAGATAAAGGTCCCTCAGATAAAGGTCCCTCAGATAATGGTCCAGAAACAAAAGAATCTCAAAATACATCAGAGAAACCTCTTGAAAATGGATCATTCTCTTTGAATATCATATTCAACGgcatggaaaaaataaataacactTTCAAGTTTTATGAAACATATAAggaaaaaattacaaatattTCTAATGACATccataatgtatataatacaactttagataatataaaaactgGTTTTGATAAAtctattaattattttagtGAAATTATTGAGAATATAAATATCGATTCTAAAAAAGTAGAAAATTCTGATAATTCAGGCGATAAAAAACCTGGATCAGACGATAAAAAACCTGGACCAGACGGCACAGGGGACAAATCGCCTACATCTGATGATCCACCAACGCCTCAAGGAGGTCCAAATCAAGAAGGTCCAAATCAAGAAGGTCCAAATCAAGAAGGTCCAAATCAAGGAGGTCCAAATCAAGGAGGTCCAACTCAAGGAGGTCCAACTCAAGGAAATACGCCTCAACAAGATTTGCACCAAACAAATCAACATCAAGGAAGTCTACCTAAAGAAGGTTCACATCAAGGAAGTTCGCCTAAAGAAGGTCCACCTAAAGAAGGCCCACCTAAAGAAGATCCGCCTAAAAAAGATCCACTTCAAAAAGATTCACTTCAAAAAGATTCACTTCAAAAAGATTCACTTCAAACTTCACCACCAGAAAGTTCTAATGAACTAACTAAAACACAGAAACTGTCTCAGGGACCATCTGAAAACAATCACAGAGAACCTCAACAACCAGCTCCAGTTTCAGTTCCAGCTTCAGTTCCAGCTCCAGTTCCAGTTCCAGTGATTAAACCAAGAAATCCAGTAGCCGAAATAAAAGGAAATGGAACAACCGGAATAGATATTAATGTACTCAAAAAATACAAACCAATTGGAATTTCAATTCTAGTTCTTTTAATTCCCATTACTTTATTAATTGTGTACAAG TATTTTTCATCTGGATGGAAAAAGAAATTGAAGAGAAAACAAAACATGaaaaaagttataaactTGATTGGTGTAAATAAAACTACAAAAACAGTTATAAACTCAATTAATGGAAACAAACATGtggaaataattataaattcatcTACTCCAAAAAAAGAGactaaaaaatttaaaaaatctaTAAATTCCGTTTATAAGGAAAAATCtccattattaaatatatacaaacttGTGCGCGCTGATCCTGcaccatttattaatttattttttttgttaattttttttgtttataaaagaaaaaaagattCTTTGGaatga
- a CDS encoding early transcribed membrane protein: protein MKLAKALYFVAFLLAIKVLTPGSINYVEAKPANSKKVAKGKGGDNGFIRKIKDNKAAFISTLAATVALAIATTFGVMHYQNKGNDVNDGNVENVENGENDEKKPIEVEEKKTPLITPRKNPKPDNGNTPAS, encoded by the coding sequence ATGAAATTAGCAAAAGCATTATACTTCGTTGCCTTTTTATTGGCCATAAAAGTCTTAACCCCAGGATCTATTAATTATGTTGAAGCTAAACCCGCAAATTCAAAAAAAGTAGCCAAAGGTAAAGGTGGTGATAATGGAtttattagaaaaattaaagataACAAAGCTGCATTCATATCTACACTAGCTGCAACAGTAGCATTAGCAATTGCTACTACATTTGGTGTAATGCATTATCAAAATAAAGGAAATGATGTAAATGATGGAAATGttgaaaatgttgaaaatggtgaaaatgatgaaaaaaaaccAATAGAGGTagaggaaaaaaaaacaccCTTAATTACTCCACGCAAAAATCCCAAACCAGATAATGGAAATACACCAGCatcataa